A window of Terriglobales bacterium genomic DNA:
GGCAGCATCGCGGCGCGCGACATCAAAGGCCGCCTGCTGGCAGAGACTGCGGGGGGCTCCATCGAAGTGGGCACGGTGGGCAATGGGGCGGTGCTCAACACCGCTGGCGGCAGCATCCAGGTATCGAGATGCGACAAGGACCTGCACGCGGAAACCGCGGGCGGCTCCATTCAGGTGGGCAAGGTGAATGGCGGCGTGGTGCTGGTGACCGCAGGAGGCGGCATCCATCTGGAGTCGGCGACCGGGCCGGTGCGGGCGGAGACTGCCGGAGGCGGCCTGAAGCTGCTCAACCTGACGCAGGGAGTGCGCGCTGAGACCGCCGGCGGACCCATCTTTGCCGAGTTTCTGGGACGTGGCAAGTTCACGGATTCGCACCTGGAGACGCAGGCCGGGGACATCATCGTGTACCTTGCGCCGGCCATGGGCGTGACGGTGCGCGGCGTGGTGGACCTGGGCGACGGTCACTGGGTGAAGTCCGACTTTTCCGAGCTCCGAGTCACCACCGAGGGTGGGAACTGGGGGCCGAAGCAGATTTTTGTAGAAGGCAGCATCAACGGAGGTGGGCCGGTGCTGAAACTGCATACCACCAACGGGAATATCGAAATCCGCCGCGGGAAGAAGTAGGCGGAGAAGGAACAAGGAGAACTTCATGCGTACCTGGATGATGAGAGCGATGGCGGTGGTCCTGCTGGTGCCGTCGATGGCGGCGGCGAGACAGGCCGGGGTGATGATCTACGGCGAGGGCGATCCGTCGCAGCCCGCGGTGTGGGCCGTCGGCGGAGACGACGAGAGCATGGTGATGCTGGGAGGGCGCAAGGCCTACCTGGGCGTGGATGTCGCCGATGTCACCGCGGACCGCATGTCCGCGCTGAAGCTGAAGGAAGAGCGGGGCGTGGAAGTACGTTTGGTGGACCAGGATGCGCCGGCAGGCAAGTCGGGACTGAAGGTCGGCGACGTGATCCTCGACTTCAACGGGCAGCGGGTGGAGAGCGCTGAGGCGCTGCGGCGGATGATCCATGAGACGCCTCCGGGCCGGAGCGTGAAGCTGGGCATCAGCCGCGAAGGCCAGCCCATGACGCTGACCGCGACCCTCGGCGACCGCAGCAAGATGTACGCCAAGAAGTACAAGATGGTCATGCCCAAGATGCCGAAGGTGCCGGCGATGGAAGTGATGGTGCGCACCTCGGTGGCGCGCAACGGCCTAGTGGTGGAAAACCTGACCAACCAGCTGGGTGACTTCTTCGGCGTCAAGGACGGCGCCGGCGTGCTAGTGCGCTCAGTGGAGAAAGGCAGCCCGGCGGAGGCGTCGGGCTTCCGGGCGGGCGACGTGATCGTCAGCGTGGGCAGCGAGAAGATCGCGGATACGGGCGATTGGCGGAGCGCGATGCGCCGGCAAAAGAGCGGCGCGCTGTCGGTAGGCATCATCCGCGAAAAGAAGACGCAGACCCTCACCCTGAATCTGCCGGAGAGGAGGGGCAACGACGACTCCTCCATGCTGCGCTTCGACCTGCCGGAGTTCGACCTGGACTTCGACATGGATGACTTCCGGCAGGACATGGACGAGCTACGGCTGGAAATGGAAAAGATCAAGCCGGAAGTCGAGCGCGTCCGGCGCGAGGCGAGAACGCAGGCGGCCCAGGCCCGGGAGCAGGCGGTCCAGGTGCTGCGGCTGAGCCGGGCGGACGTGCAGCGCTCCATGGAGCAGGCGAAGCGGGAAATGCGTCGACAGATCGAAGAACAACGCCGGGTGATCGAGCAGCAGAAACGGGAGCTGAAGCGGCAGATGTCTGAAATCCTGTGATCGCAGCGCATCAAGAGGCGCGGCCGGTTCGCCGGCCGCGTTTTTCCTGGAATGGGGAAATGCGATGAGAGCGATGGTTGCCATCCTGCTGATGATTCCTTCAACTCGGGCGGCGAGCGCAACGCCGTGCGAGCCGGCGGCAGCAGACGTAGCTGCGGTCCGCAGCGTTATCACGCAGCACATGTGGGACGATCCGGCACCGCGGCTGGATTGACGAGTTCCCGCTTGGCAATCGTTATTGTCCGCACAACTCGGCCCGCGCGGGTTTGCATCTATATAACCCGCGGGGCATCCCTCTTCGAGTTTCTTGGGGCAGGGGCACCGCCGGGGATACGCACCCTCATGCCGGCACCTACATAACCCTAGACATTGTGTACCGCCGGAAGAACGATGCGTGGCGGATTTCTGGTTCCGTTGGAAATTCGTTAACCCGCGGCTACCCGGAGTGACACTGGTTCGCACCGAACCAGGGTTCGCGGTTGTTTCATGCAGTCAACATCATCAAGCTCGGATAACCACATCATTACATCGCAGAAGGAGGAAACGTGACCAAGCATCATCTTCGCTACGCATTCATCGTATGCACACTGGTCCTATCGGTGGCCGTGACGCTGGCGGCCCAGCAGGGTACGGCACCGTCTGACAAGCCGGCGGCGAAGCCGACGCAAGCCAAGGCGACGTCCCCGGCTCCGGAGGAAAAGACGCTGGTCGGCTGCCTGGCCGGACCGGATGCCAGCGGCGCGTACACGCTGACCAATCCTGCAGGCAACAAACCAGTCCAACTCGTTTCCGCCACGGACCTCAAGGACCACGTCGGGCACCAGATAAAGGTGTCTGGCCAGTGGGAGGCAGCGGCTGCGGCCGGAGGCAAGGCGGAAAAGAAGTGGAAGGCGGACAAGGTGGAAATGATGTCAACGACCTGCCCGACCGAAAAGAGCCCAAAGAAGTAGTCACACTCAAAAACAACGGGCGCAGCTTTCGGGCTGCGCCGTTTTCTTTGTGGAAGCGGAATCAGGAGGGGAAGTTCATGCGGCGCAAGAGGTCCTGGATCCCCTCCGGTCCAATCTGCGCTTCCAGTCGGTGGGGTGAGCCTATTCTTCCCAGCGGCGGAAGATAAGGGAGCCGTTGGTGCCGCCGAAGCCGAAGGAGTTGGAAAGGGCGAACTGGAGTGAGGCCTTGCGGGCGTGGTTGGGCACGTAGTCGAGGTCGCACTCGGGGTCGGGCGCGTCGAGGTTGATGGTGGGGGGCAGCATCTGGTCGCGCAGGGCGAGCACGGTGATGCCGGCCTCCAGGCCGCCGGCGCCGCCCAGCAGGTGTCCGGTCATGGACTTGGTGGAACTCACGGCTACTTTCTTCGCGTGGTCGCCGAAGGTGCGTTTGATGGCGATGGTCTCCAGGCGGTCGCCGATGGGCGTCGAGGTGCCGTGGGCGTTGATGTAGCCGATGTCACTCGGTTGGAGCTTGGCGTCGTGGAGGGCGGCGGTCATGACGCGGTAGGCGCCGTCGCCATCTTCGGAAGGCTGGGTGATGTGATAGGCGTCGCCGCTCATGCCGTAGCCCACGACTTCCGCGAGAATCCTTGCGCCGCGGCTGCGAGCGAACTCGAGCTCTTCCAGGATGAGGATGCCGGCGCCTTCGCCGACGATGAAGCCGTCACGTCCCGAATCCCAGGGACGGCTGGCTTTCTCCGGCTCGTCGTTGCGGGTGGAGAGGGCGCGCATGGCGGCGAACCCGCCCACGCCCATGGGAGTGATGGCGGCTTCGGTGCCGCCGGCGATCATGACGTCGGCATCGCAGTGGGAGATGATGCGGAATGCGTCGCCGATGGAGTGGGCGCTGGAGGTGCAGGCGGTGCAGGTGGCTTCGTTGGGCCCCTTGGCGCGGTAGCGAATGCTGACCTGGCCGGCGGCCAGGTTGACGATGGCCGAGGGGATGAAAAAGGGCGAGATCTTGCGCGGGCCGCCCTTGAGCAAGTTCTCGTGCTCGCGCTCGATGACGTCGAACCCACCGATGCCCGAGCCGATGTGCACGCCCACGCGGGGACCGATTTCGGGCGTGACCTGGAGGCCGGATTGCTTCATGGCCTCGTCGGAGGCGGCGATGGCCAGGTG
This region includes:
- a CDS encoding PDZ domain-containing protein codes for the protein MRTWMMRAMAVVLLVPSMAAARQAGVMIYGEGDPSQPAVWAVGGDDESMVMLGGRKAYLGVDVADVTADRMSALKLKEERGVEVRLVDQDAPAGKSGLKVGDVILDFNGQRVESAEALRRMIHETPPGRSVKLGISREGQPMTLTATLGDRSKMYAKKYKMVMPKMPKVPAMEVMVRTSVARNGLVVENLTNQLGDFFGVKDGAGVLVRSVEKGSPAEASGFRAGDVIVSVGSEKIADTGDWRSAMRRQKSGALSVGIIREKKTQTLTLNLPERRGNDDSSMLRFDLPEFDLDFDMDDFRQDMDELRLEMEKIKPEVERVRREARTQAAQAREQAVQVLRLSRADVQRSMEQAKREMRRQIEEQRRVIEQQKRELKRQMSEIL
- the fabF gene encoding beta-ketoacyl-ACP synthase II; translation: MSRRVVVTGVGLISAVGNTAEETWKNLLAGKSGVARITHFDASDFACKIAAEVKGFDPLAFIEKKEIKKMARFIHLAIAASDEAMKQSGLQVTPEIGPRVGVHIGSGIGGFDVIEREHENLLKGGPRKISPFFIPSAIVNLAAGQVSIRYRAKGPNEATCTACTSSAHSIGDAFRIISHCDADVMIAGGTEAAITPMGVGGFAAMRALSTRNDEPEKASRPWDSGRDGFIVGEGAGILILEELEFARSRGARILAEVVGYGMSGDAYHITQPSEDGDGAYRVMTAALHDAKLQPSDIGYINAHGTSTPIGDRLETIAIKRTFGDHAKKVAVSSTKSMTGHLLGGAGGLEAGITVLALRDQMLPPTINLDAPDPECDLDYVPNHARKASLQFALSNSFGFGGTNGSLIFRRWEE